The Candidatus Jidaibacter acanthamoeba region TCTCTACTTCTTGGTTCCCTATGGTATCTGCACACCACCTTGCCGTTTTAGCGTCCGCTGCATTTAAAATTACTTTATTCTTACAGTTAGCACTCAACGTTTCAGTTACATTATGACCATATTTCTCATACAATTGTGAAATCGACTGTATCCCGACTAAAAAGCATCCTCCGTAGTTTCGGGTGATAGTTAGCCCCTGCTCTAATGAAGGTAAATAGTTTAACGATCCTAGCTCGTCAAATATAAAC contains the following coding sequences:
- a CDS encoding type IV secretion system DNA-binding domain-containing protein, which gives rise to FIFDELGSLNYLPSLEQGLTITRNYGGCFLVGIQSISQLYEKYGHNVTETLSANCKNKVILNAADAKTARWCADTIGNQEVE